The sequence below is a genomic window from Deinococcota bacterium.
CTCCAAGACGCCAAACAAAAGTTCAGCCAGCTCGTTAGGCGGGCGCTCGAGGAAGGTCCTCAAGTGGTGACGCGTCGCGGCGAGGAGGTCGTCGTCGTGCTCTCCGCCGAAACCTATCGCGAACTGAGCGGTAGCCGGCCCGACTTCAAAACCTTCTTGCTGAGCGATCCTGACCTGAGTGAACTCGAGCTTTCTCGCTCCAAAGAGACAGCGCGCACCGTCGACCTGTGAGCTATCTCCCTACGGGCTATCTCTTGGACACCAACGTGCTTTCTGAAGGGCGCAAGCCGCGCGGCAACGCGGGCGTCAAAGCCTGGTTCGCCTCAGTCGAGGGCGACGAGCTTTATGTGAGCGTTCTGGTGATCGGTGAGATCCGGCAGGGCATCGACCACTTGAAACCACGCGACCCCAGACAGGCAAAGGTTTACGAGACCTGGCTGGAAA
It includes:
- a CDS encoding type II toxin-antitoxin system Phd/YefM family antitoxin encodes the protein MPWQLQDAKQKFSQLVRRALEEGPQVVTRRGEEVVVVLSAETYRELSGSRPDFKTFLLSDPDLSELELSRSKETARTVDL